CAAGGAAATCCTGGGGGCATTCTTAAAAATTGAGGTACCAAAGGTTAAGCAAGACAGCAACCAACCGGCGTTGCCCATACGACCGCCCGTCCTATGTGCCGGTTGTCCGCACCGGGCTTCCTTCTATGTATTTAAGCAAGCTGCCCAAGGGCAAGAGGCTATTTTTACCGGAGATATCGGATGCTACACCCTGGGTAACATGGCTCCGTTGGATGCAGTGGACACCTGCCTGTGCATGGGGGCCAGCATTACTCTGGGCAGTGGCTTACAGTTGGCAGAACCGGATAAAAAGGTGGTGGCTTTCCTCGGTGATTCTACCTTTTTCCATACCGGCATTCCAGGTCTGATTAACGCAGTGCATAATCAGGCGAAACAAACTGTGGTGGTGTTGGATAACCGTACCACAGCCATGACCGGACACCAGAGCCATCCCGGCTTGCCACGTACTGCCACAGGGACGCCGGTGGAACCCTTGGATATCGCTCGCCTGGCAGAGGCCTGTGGCGTGGGGTTTGTCCGAGTGGTTGACCCCTACGATTATGCGGCAGCTTTGGAAGTGGCTCGCCAGGCCTTGGCCTATGACGGTGTTTCCCTGGTGGTTATGCGCCGGGAATGTGTAGCCCTGGTCAAGGGTGGCCAGCAGGCCAGGGTGGTTGAGCGGGAAAAATGTCTGGATTGTGGTTTGTGTATCGAAGAACTGGGTTGTCCGGCCATGGCCAAAGGAGAGGCGGGACCGGTAATCGGGGCTAATTGTACCGGCTGTGATTTATGTAGCCAAATATGCCCCACCGGAGCCATAACCAAAAGAGGTGAAGCAAAATGCGATTAGACATAGTGATAACCGGTGTGGGAGGTCAAGGGAATGTGCTAGCCTCTCGTATTTTAGCCCGGGCAGCCATGGAATGGGGGCTACCCGTTCGCACTTCCGAAGCCATTGGTATGGCACAGCGGGAGGGCGTGGTGATGAGCCAAGTCCGCATGGGGGAAGGTTCTTACGGGGCTATTATACCCGATGGCGGGGCGGACATCCTCTTGGGTTTTGAATTGGCCGAAACGGTTCGGGGTTTGCCTAAACTAAAGCCGGGAGGTTTGGTCATAGCCAACCGGCATACCATCTTTCCGGTTTCTGTTTCCCTGGGGTTATCTCAATATGAGCCGGAACAAATGGTTAGTTATCTAGAAAATTCAACGGCACGTTATCATTTGTTGGATGCCACAGCCTTGGCCACCGAGGCAGGTACCTACAAATGTACCAATATTGTGATGTTAGGAGCACTGGCCTCGCTGGGGGTACTGCCCTACGATGCAGAACATTTAAAACAAGTAATGCTGGCTTTTATTCCAGCCAAACTACGGGATGTTAATTTAAAGGCCTTTCAGTACGGGCAACAGGCCTTAGGGGGTGTCTAAATGTCAATGATGCTTAAGCAAAGGGAAGAGGAATTTGATTTTGCTTCCCTGTATCAAGAACAGGAAAAGAAGCTGCAAGATTTTGTTCAACGGCTTTATCAAAAATCTCCTTTCTACCGGCAGAAACTACAAGCTGCGGGAATTCATCCCGAGCAAATAAAAACTATGCAAGATTTGGCCAAGGTACCCTTTACTACCAAGGCAGAACTGAGATCAGGCTACCCCCTGGGATTGCAGGCAGTGCCGGATGAAGAGGTGGTGCGTATCCATTCCTCCTCCGGTACTACGGGAAAACCCATCATCGTACCCTACACCTCAGGGGATGTGGCTACCTGGGCGGAGATGATGGCCCGCTGTATGAAAATGACCGGCATTACCAGAAAGGATAGAGTGCAGGTAACACCGGGCTACGGTTTGTGGACAGCAGGCATTGGGTTCCAGGCGGGTGTGGAGCGATTGGGTGCCATGGCCATTCCCACCGGTCCTGGCAATACTGAAAAACAACTGGAATTAATGGAAGATCTACAGACCACCGTGCTCATTGGCACTTCCTCCTATGGCTTGCTGTTAGCAGAGGAGATTCACAGAAGGGGACTGCAGGAAAAACTAAAGCTCAAAAAGGGTATTTTTGGCAGTGAGCGCTGGGGTGCCAAGATGCGTCGCCGCATTGAAGAACTTTTAGGTATAGAAACCTTTGATATTTATGGGTTAACGGAAATTTACGGGCCCGGTATTGGCATTGATTGCTCCTATCATCGGGGCATGCATTTTTGGTCGGATCACCTGCTTTTTGAAATTATTGATCCTGTCTCCGGGCAAACCTTACCACCCGGTGAACAGGGAGAACTGGTGATTACCACCCTGAGCAAAGAGGGTATGCCTCTGTTGCGCTATCGTACCCACGATATTACCAGACTGCGTACCGATGTTTGCCCCTGTGGTTCCCCTTACCCACGGATTGACCGTATCTTAGGCAGAACTGATGACATGGTTAAGGTTAAGGGGGTCAATATCTATCCTGGTCAGATTGATCATGTCTTAAAACAAACAGAGGGCGCGGGGAGTGAATATCAGCTGATTCTCACCCGCAGCGGTGGTAAAGATCAGATACTGGTTAAGGTGGAGGCACAGGAAGATGCCGACCCTGCCAAAGTTGCCCAGGATTTTAAACGGAATATGAAGACTCTCATTGGTATTTTAAGTGATGTGGAAGTTTTGCCCTATGGCAGCTTGCCCCGGGTGGAAAAGAAAAGTAAAAGAGTTTTTGATTTGCGGGAAAACTAGCTTTATATTTACATGTTTTGTGCCAGTGGCTGTGCCTCCTGGCAGAATTCGCAAACCAGACTGAGCCCGGCCTTTAAGGGCATCTTAAGTCTAAACCTTTCAAAGGAACGCTTATCTAAAACTGCATTGGGTATATATACGGCGCCGGCCAGTTGGTGGATGGATTCTGGTGTATTCTCCTTCTCCACCCGGTACAAAAATTTTTGCACTTGACCATCAGCCGTTGGCTCAATCTGGTGAGTTTGCATATGTACCACATCCAGGGGTTTATATGTTGTTGCCGTGGCTACGGCTTTGATGGTGCGGATTTTCCTTTCATAAATGGTCAAGGCAGCATCCAGTAAAGCTTTATAGGCCACATTGTATTCCAAGACAACGGGATAACCGTTAATGGTGGCCAGGGCGGTTCTTTGCAAACTGCGGGCGAAGGATGTAAATGGCGCTGTACGTAACAAATCGTTAAAAATGGTAAACAGGTCATGGCTGTGCTCTGGCAGTAGTTCAAAGCCATGGTTCAGTTTTAGCTGGGTGAGCAGATTTTTAAAATCATCCAGCTTTTTTGTTTTTTTTAGCAGGCCCGGCAAGGTGATATTACCGTTCTCATCAAGGGTGGAGCAAAGAGCAGTACTAACTTTTTGATACCAGTTGATGATGGATTCTCCTGCTATGGTCTCGGGTAAATGCACCACATAAATACCGTGAGCGTTGGCATACTCCCAGGCAGGGTAAGAAAATTGACCTGCCACAAAGATGCCCCCCACATAATTCACTGTGAGGGTTTCCTTTAGTTTCTTACCTCCATAAATTCGATGAAATAAATCCCCCCGGTTATTGTCCAGTAAATCCCGTATTAGTTCCCGGCGAGGGGGCAAGGTTTGTTCTAAATCTAACAGGGTTGCCTTTAGATTTCGTACCAACTGCATATCAGCGTCAGGATCAGTAAGTTCCGGACCCCTGGCGGCCACTAAAAGCACCGTGTTTAAACTAAAAGGACTGTTATTTAAATCAATGGCAATCACGCCAACCTGATGCTGGGTTCCACGACCACCCAATTTACGGCGGGGTACGCCTGCAATGTAACCGTTATTACGAAGTATGTAAGCTACCATGTATTCAAATATTTTGTCCCCAGCAATCATATAAGACAATGGACACCTCCCCAAAAAAACAACTATGTTAAGTATGACCAGTTTGACCAACTCTATGACTAAGTTGCCATCTATTGCATGGGGCTTGGCATAAATATTCTTAGGGTAATAGGATCATATTATTATTACCGGACTGGTTGCGCGCAACAGAAAAGGCCTTTGCCTTAGTCCGTTAAAGGAAACCCTCCTAATTTCTGGAGGGTTTCTGGATTTATAGGAACTATTAATTATTTATTTGTTCGTCTGCGGGGATTTTTTCAACTAAATACTGCAGTAAGGGGTCAATTGCAGGTAAAACATCCAGATTAGTCTGGAACAAGGGGTACTTTACGGGGGGGCTTCCCAAGAGGGTAAGGACTCTGTCTAAGTCTTTGTTATTTAAACGATCCCACAGTTGACGGATGCGGGCATGCCTCTCTAATATGTGGCAGAGCGAGCGCATCTTTTTTTCATAGCTGCTTCCCAGGGCAATGGCCCGGGCGGCTTCCACGCCACTGGCTATGGAAAAGTAAACGCCCTGTCCCAGAAAGCTGCTAACAAATCCACCACTATTGCCAATTAAAAAGGTATTTCCGATCCGGTGAGGATAGACCAACCCCAGTTCATACTCGATATCCCAGTTCATAACATTTTCCGGATTAATTTTTTCCCGATGTAAAAAGCTGGACCAGTAGTTAGGTAACTCATTCTGGGTAATATAAGGAACCATTAACAGCAAAGAGGCCCTTTCCGTACTCATAGGTACCAGGCTGGCAAAGCCGCTTTTGGCATAGCTGGTATTAAACCAGTAACTAATGTGCTCTGGATTAAAATGACCTAAAATAGTAGCACCACGAATCCAGGCCCGGAGTTTGCTTTGCCAGATGCCAAGACTTTTGGCATACTCCTGGGAGCCATCAGCTACCACCAGATAATCAAACTGCTTCAGTAAATTTTCTACCTTCACAGACTGTTCAAAATGGATAGGAGATTTTAATCCTGCCAGCAATTGTGATTCTATGGAAGATTGTTCCTGGCCTTGATGAACAATGTGGCCAAGATTACCCGTTATTGTATACCTAGTGTTTGGTCCCTGCACTTGTATTGAGCTGATGCCACTGATTGGTTTAAGCTCAATACCGTAGTTTTTTTTGAGCAATTGTAGCTGATTTTTCACTGGTCGTAAAAGAAAGTTTAACAGCACCGGTGAATAGGGAAAGGGGCTGCCAATACGATGTTTTTGTTCAAAAATTATCGGCTGAATGCCCTGCTTTTCTAATTCCAGGGCACAGGAAAGTCCAGCTATTCCCGCACCAACAATGGCAACTTTCATGGTTTAGCTCCTTTCCCGTAGATTAGACTAAATCCTTTAATATTTTCCGCGGAAAGACTAATAATATGCCTAAGAACTTAAAATAGATTATGGAGGTGCATGAATGGCGAAACTTTCCCAAATGGATATTCAAAATAATGCCTTTAAAAGAGCCTACGATAGGGAAGAACTGCTACGAGCCAAATTTGCCTACCTGGCAAAGCAGGTGCAGGATAAACGACTAAAAAAATTATTTAAAACATTGGAAATAACAGCCCAGCGCCATCTGGCAGAGCTGAAGCAGGAAATGCAAAAATTAGATATCAGATAGGGAGGCTTTATGGATAGTTTAAAGTTTTTAGAAGATGCCTTGGAAGATAAGATTAAAAATCAGGCCTTTTATAATGATGCTGCTGTTAGGGTGATAAATCCCTCTGCCAGACAGTTATTTATCAAATTACGGGATGAGGAAATGCGGCATATTGATGTTTTGCAAAAAGAAGTGGTGGCTATTGAAAATAAACCCTTTACCGTTACTAAAATATTAGCCCGGCTTAAAAACTAGAGCTGACCCACCTTAATGCCTGTCCAAGCGGCTGATTAATTTAAACCAAAGACCTACCACCAGACCAAGTAAGGCAGTTAACAGAGTAAAAAGCCAGAGTTCCATATTTGTCAACCCCTTTTCGCCATTTTTGAGTAATTTACCCGTTAGTAAGGTATGTATGCACACTTGAGGGATTTTCCCGTAATATATACCAGGGTAAATTTTTATTTTTTAAGAAAGGGGTTATGGCAGTGGTAGGTGAACGTGGGTCGGGTTCCAATGCCTTTAGCTTATTCTTAATATTAATTCTGCTTTATTTTGCTCAGAAGGATAGCTACGCCAATGTCTACATGGAAAACATTAACACCAAGGAGCAGCCGGACCAGGATGAAAATCCGCTGGAAGAAAAGCTTGCTGTGGGCCTATCCAATGGTGAAGTGCAAGAGTATATGCCGGATGAGACGGTTCATTACCAAGAGGAGCAGACCGTTGTGGATTTCGTTAGTCTTGACGGGTCTGTGGTAGAAGAGCCGGTTGAGCAGGAAGCAGTTGAAGAGACATGGGAAGATACCTATGAGCTTGCTGAGGAGTATTTTACTACTGATATGGATGTAGAGGAAAACGAAAACTTAGAAGAATTGCCCGTGGATACAGCAAGTGAGGTAGAACCCGAAGTTGACATAGAGGAATCTGTCCAGGAACAGGATGAGGAATTTACCTCCGGGGATTCAGTTGAAGAAATGCCCACCGAGATTGAGGCCTCTGATGAGGTGACAGAGGAACAACCTGAAGTAAGCGGTGCAGAGGAGTTTACAGAAGCAGAGGAGAGCCAGCAAATTGATGCGGAAGAACCAATCCAGATTACCGAAGAACCTATCCTGGGAGGACAGGATAAATTATTCCTGAAGCCGGTGATAAATGATATTAAAATTAAGAAGGTAGAACACACTGGGCCTAAAATTACTATCCGCTTTGGTAGCTAAGTAAAAGAAGTGCCGTAACGGTAATGCGGCACTTCTTTTTTGGGCCTTTGGCCGTTAGCCATTGGCTTTTTGACCTTGGGCAATAGGCCTTAGTTTTGTTACCTGAGTGTTAGCGGTCTTTAAAGCCTCCTCGCGAGGGGGCGGGGTAGTGGCGCGCAGCGACTGAGGAAGTTGCTTTTGGGTCCAACTCCTTCCGTCGCTGCTCCGACCAACAACTTTGTTGCACAAAAGTACTAAGGCAATAATTCCACTCCCAGTGCAGCTAAACGGCTGCGCTCTGTGCGACTTAAGGTGATATGGGCATAGATGTCCTGGTTTTTAAAGGCCTCAATGAGGGTGACAAAGCCATTACTGGTGGCAGTTAATCGATAATTGTCTATTTGTTGAATATCTCCGGTTAAGACAATTTTGCTACCCATGCCGGCCCTGGTGATAATGGTTTTAATATTCTCTTTAGTTAAGTTTTGTGCCTCATCTATAAGAATCCATTGTTTGGGTAGAGAGCGCCCCCTAATATAAGTAAGGGCTTCTAATTCAATAAAACCTTCCTCCATAAATCTTTCCACCCTCTCTGAGGGGGAGCATTTTTCTTCGTGCTTAGAGGCCACAAAATTTCGGGTTAAATACTCTAAGTTATCATATATGGCTGCCATCCAGGGGGTTAGTTTTTCCTTTTTGGTGCCTGGTAGGGTACCTATATCTCTGCTGTGGGGAATAAGTGCCCTGGTAACAATAAGCTTTGAATATAATCTTTGGTTTACCACTTGCTGCAGGCCAGCCGCTAAAGCCAGTAAGGTTTTGCCGGTACCCGCCGGCCCCAGAATACTTACTAACTCAATATTGGGATCCAATAAAGCATCCATTAAAAAGGATTGTTCCAGATTCCCCTCGGCTGGCCCCAGTCCAAAGGCATGAAGATCGCGTCTGAGGGGAGTAATGACCCCCTTTTTATAACAACCCAAGTGCCTGCCTCCTAAATTATCATGCATGGCTACGTACTGGTTTTCCAGTAGCTTTTCCTTTGTCTCCATGCGTCTGTATTGGTAAAAGTCCTGCACTTGATCGTAAGATATCTCGATGGTCTGCCA
This region of Desulforamulus ferrireducens genomic DNA includes:
- a CDS encoding indolepyruvate oxidoreductase subunit beta — its product is MRLDIVITGVGGQGNVLASRILARAAMEWGLPVRTSEAIGMAQREGVVMSQVRMGEGSYGAIIPDGGADILLGFELAETVRGLPKLKPGGLVIANRHTIFPVSVSLGLSQYEPEQMVSYLENSTARYHLLDATALATEAGTYKCTNIVMLGALASLGVLPYDAEHLKQVMLAFIPAKLRDVNLKAFQYGQQALGGV
- a CDS encoding phenylacetate--CoA ligase family protein — translated: MSMMLKQREEEFDFASLYQEQEKKLQDFVQRLYQKSPFYRQKLQAAGIHPEQIKTMQDLAKVPFTTKAELRSGYPLGLQAVPDEEVVRIHSSSGTTGKPIIVPYTSGDVATWAEMMARCMKMTGITRKDRVQVTPGYGLWTAGIGFQAGVERLGAMAIPTGPGNTEKQLELMEDLQTTVLIGTSSYGLLLAEEIHRRGLQEKLKLKKGIFGSERWGAKMRRRIEELLGIETFDIYGLTEIYGPGIGIDCSYHRGMHFWSDHLLFEIIDPVSGQTLPPGEQGELVITTLSKEGMPLLRYRTHDITRLRTDVCPCGSPYPRIDRILGRTDDMVKVKGVNIYPGQIDHVLKQTEGAGSEYQLILTRSGGKDQILVKVEAQEDADPAKVAQDFKRNMKTLIGILSDVEVLPYGSLPRVEKKSKRVFDLREN
- a CDS encoding NAD(P)/FAD-dependent oxidoreductase, whose product is MKVAIVGAGIAGLSCALELEKQGIQPIIFEQKHRIGSPFPYSPVLLNFLLRPVKNQLQLLKKNYGIELKPISGISSIQVQGPNTRYTITGNLGHIVHQGQEQSSIESQLLAGLKSPIHFEQSVKVENLLKQFDYLVVADGSQEYAKSLGIWQSKLRAWIRGATILGHFNPEHISYWFNTSYAKSGFASLVPMSTERASLLLMVPYITQNELPNYWSSFLHREKINPENVMNWDIEYELGLVYPHRIGNTFLIGNSGGFVSSFLGQGVYFSIASGVEAARAIALGSSYEKKMRSLCHILERHARIRQLWDRLNNKDLDRVLTLLGSPPVKYPLFQTNLDVLPAIDPLLQYLVEKIPADEQINN
- a CDS encoding PhoH family protein, translated to MHVKILDTNVLLDRPIKEIILSFEPCKIIIPLAVVNELDRFKGLEDARGHCARQAIRFLDSLRPQLHQGVLLPSGHQILVEVNHCHVSLPEYLPKDKVDNRILAIAKGLQEEEKGQVTLISQDICQRVIADTLGIPAENYAAEQVNLDNLYKGWQTIEISYDQVQDFYQYRRMETKEKLLENQYVAMHDNLGGRHLGCYKKGVITPLRRDLHAFGLGPAEGNLEQSFLMDALLDPNIELVSILGPAGTGKTLLALAAGLQQVVNQRLYSKLIVTRALIPHSRDIGTLPGTKKEKLTPWMAAIYDNLEYLTRNFVASKHEEKCSPSERVERFMEEGFIELEALTYIRGRSLPKQWILIDEAQNLTKENIKTIITRAGMGSKIVLTGDIQQIDNYRLTATSNGFVTLIEAFKNQDIYAHITLSRTERSRLAALGVELLP